From Pararhizobium capsulatum DSM 1112, the proteins below share one genomic window:
- a CDS encoding response regulator, translating into MTLSRPLVAVIDDDESVRESLPDLLRVFGYEVQAFSSAAEFLQSAWAAKTECLVLDVAMPGMSGPELQDELDRRDQKIPIIFITAHKDEEERLPLIRRGAIDCLYKPFSDSSLKAALDRVFK; encoded by the coding sequence ATGACCTTATCGCGCCCGCTTGTGGCGGTGATCGATGACGATGAGTCCGTGAGGGAGTCCTTGCCGGATCTGCTTCGCGTGTTTGGATATGAAGTACAGGCTTTCTCGTCCGCGGCCGAGTTCCTGCAATCGGCGTGGGCCGCCAAAACCGAATGTCTGGTGCTAGACGTCGCAATGCCGGGCATGTCCGGGCCAGAACTGCAGGATGAACTTGACCGCCGTGACCAGAAAATTCCTATCATCTTCATCACTGCCCACAAGGACGAAGAAGAGCGATTACCCCTCATCAGGCGAGGCGCAATCGACTGTTTGTATAAGCCATTCAGCGATTCCTCACTTAAGGCCGCCCTCGACCGCGTCTTCAAATAG
- a CDS encoding transposase, which yields MGAILSPGKRTVTSCLRITGRAEAGNFSLYHQLLNRARWNPRTLASRLLSVVVVSLVLDRPTVIGMDDTIERRWGPKIAARGFYRDPVRSSTDTSSKLAVCAS from the coding sequence ATGGGCGCGATCCTGTCTCCAGGCAAACGAACAGTGACGTCCTGTTTGCGGATCACCGGCCGCGCCGAGGCTGGCAATTTTTCCCTCTACCATCAACTCCTTAATCGCGCGCGTTGGAACCCACGCACGCTGGCTTCGCGGCTGCTATCGGTCGTTGTCGTCAGCCTCGTACTCGACAGGCCCACTGTGATCGGCATGGATGACACCATCGAACGCCGCTGGGGACCAAAGATTGCCGCCCGTGGCTTTTATCGAGATCCGGTGCGCTCCAGCACGGACACTTCGTCAAAGCTAGCGGTTTGCGCTAGTTGA
- a CDS encoding YbfB/YjiJ family MFS transporter, which produces MSNHARKEIVVVVAGSASLAIAMGVGRFAFTPILPMMVHDGVLDLDVAGDLATANYLGYLLGALVAMLIPKKWDQTAVIKLALILTVVFTGLMALPIPSTWIALRFLAGVASAVGFVFTSGWALAELSGAAGSMASAIYTGPGAGIALSGIAATILSVAGFTAQWSWVTFAVMSAAVSALIWRVFATNEKPVDAYYVGTSRVSSGRVPRSEMPLFAVAYGLAGFGYIVTATYLPVIAKNALPASPLLTIFWPLFGAAGVAGSLFAARLKKNADARLYLVASYLVQALGVTISVLWQDVVGLALSSILVGVPFTAISFFAMNEVRRIRTSHHARYMGLLTAMFAIGQIIGPPVVTIILRREASIDEGFAFALGIASIALVIGAAIFVAMIVLFPAETKRSKV; this is translated from the coding sequence ATGTCCAACCATGCCAGGAAAGAAATTGTAGTTGTAGTTGCCGGATCGGCTTCCCTTGCCATCGCAATGGGCGTCGGAAGGTTCGCGTTCACACCGATCCTGCCTATGATGGTGCACGATGGCGTTCTCGACCTGGATGTCGCGGGCGACTTAGCGACGGCAAACTATCTCGGATACCTCCTAGGAGCCCTTGTCGCAATGTTGATACCGAAGAAGTGGGACCAAACTGCGGTGATTAAATTGGCTCTCATCCTAACGGTTGTTTTCACTGGACTAATGGCGTTGCCCATCCCGTCCACTTGGATCGCGCTAAGGTTTCTTGCCGGTGTCGCTTCGGCCGTGGGTTTCGTGTTTACGTCGGGTTGGGCGCTGGCAGAATTATCCGGGGCTGCCGGCTCTATGGCTAGTGCGATCTACACGGGACCTGGAGCGGGCATTGCGTTGTCGGGTATCGCTGCTACCATTTTGAGCGTCGCTGGGTTCACCGCACAGTGGAGTTGGGTGACGTTTGCAGTGATGTCCGCGGCGGTCAGCGCTCTTATTTGGAGAGTTTTCGCGACCAATGAGAAACCCGTTGACGCATACTACGTAGGAACCTCAAGAGTTTCGTCGGGAAGAGTTCCGCGAAGCGAAATGCCGTTGTTCGCTGTCGCATATGGGCTAGCAGGCTTCGGCTATATTGTCACCGCAACCTACTTACCCGTCATAGCTAAGAATGCACTACCGGCATCTCCGTTGCTTACCATTTTCTGGCCGTTGTTTGGGGCGGCTGGTGTGGCAGGGTCTCTTTTTGCTGCACGGCTCAAGAAGAACGCGGACGCACGGCTATACCTCGTCGCCTCTTACCTGGTGCAAGCCTTAGGGGTTACCATTTCAGTTCTGTGGCAAGACGTCGTTGGCCTTGCCCTGAGTAGTATCCTTGTGGGCGTGCCGTTCACCGCGATATCCTTTTTCGCCATGAATGAAGTTAGAAGGATTCGCACGAGCCATCACGCGCGCTATATGGGGTTGTTGACCGCAATGTTCGCTATTGGACAGATCATCGGGCCACCTGTGGTCACTATAATCCTGCGGCGTGAAGCGAGCATCGATGAAGGCTTTGCGTTCGCCCTTGGAATCGCCAGCATCGCTCTTGTCATCGGAGCAGCCATATTCGTCGCAATGATCGTATTGTTTCCCGCCGAGACGAAGCGCAGCAAGGTCTGA
- a CDS encoding D-cysteine desulfhydrase family protein, giving the protein MVVMARFSKERSRVLDSDLLTRFPRVRLMNGPTPIQRLSRLEEVFGPRLKSVSIWAKRDDLMELGGGGNKLRKLEFLIGYAKSEGCDTVIAIGGVQSNFARLAAAACARTGLACELVLAQMVPRESEIYQGNGNVLLDQLFGAHLHVLSKGDDAAGFAARRASEIAMSGGKAFVAVLGGSTPVGCLGYVDCAFEISAQSTEMGLEFDHLVLPNGSGGMHAGLVAGMVVGGRDLSGIRAHTVLSPADACVVATVDKVNSVLHLLSSGERVEPKDLTISGGQLGGGYGIPTPEMVEAVKIVGRSEGLLLDPVYGGKAFAGLLSDIESEVITPGSNVLFLMTGGSPGLYAYADALNSN; this is encoded by the coding sequence ATGGTCGTCATGGCCAGATTTTCGAAAGAGAGGTCAAGGGTGCTCGACAGTGATCTACTGACCCGGTTTCCGCGCGTCCGCCTGATGAATGGGCCGACACCGATCCAGCGGTTGAGCCGCCTGGAGGAAGTGTTCGGGCCTAGACTAAAGAGCGTCTCGATCTGGGCGAAACGAGACGATCTCATGGAACTAGGCGGCGGCGGCAATAAGCTCCGCAAGCTCGAGTTCCTGATCGGGTATGCCAAATCCGAAGGGTGCGATACTGTCATAGCGATAGGCGGAGTTCAGTCCAACTTCGCTCGCCTCGCAGCCGCTGCCTGCGCCAGGACCGGGCTTGCCTGCGAACTGGTTCTTGCGCAAATGGTCCCGCGGGAAAGCGAGATCTACCAGGGAAACGGCAACGTTCTCCTTGATCAGTTGTTCGGCGCACATCTCCACGTGCTCTCGAAGGGTGACGATGCGGCCGGGTTCGCGGCCCGCCGGGCGTCCGAGATCGCGATGTCCGGGGGAAAGGCGTTCGTCGCGGTTCTCGGCGGGTCGACCCCTGTCGGATGTTTAGGCTACGTCGACTGCGCCTTCGAGATCTCGGCGCAGTCGACCGAAATGGGTTTGGAGTTCGACCACCTGGTCCTTCCCAACGGAAGCGGCGGAATGCACGCCGGTCTCGTGGCTGGCATGGTTGTCGGCGGTAGGGACCTGTCCGGGATTAGAGCGCACACCGTTCTGTCGCCGGCTGACGCATGCGTCGTCGCCACTGTCGACAAGGTCAACTCCGTGCTCCATCTCCTGTCGAGCGGCGAACGGGTCGAGCCGAAGGACTTAACGATCAGCGGTGGCCAGCTCGGTGGCGGTTACGGAATCCCGACTCCGGAGATGGTCGAGGCGGTCAAGATCGTCGGCCGATCGGAGGGCCTTCTTCTCGATCCGGTCTACGGAGGAAAGGCATTCGCCGGTCTGCTTTCCGACATCGAAAGCGAAGTCATCACGCCAGGATCAAATGTCCTGTTTCTGATGACCGGAGGTTCACCTGGGCTCTATGCGTACGCGGACGCCCTGAACAGTAACTGA
- a CDS encoding aldehyde dehydrogenase (NADP(+)), with product MTLSGDLLIGGSNVRGAAATFSAINPANGSPMKPSFAGATREQVEKATILAWHAFLVFKETSLEDRAQFLEAIAEGILALGDELVLRAIDETGLPRGRIEGERARTVGQLRLFAKEVRDGNFRELRFDPADPDRKPAAKPDLRLRNVALGPVAVFGASNFPLAFSVAGGDTASALAAGCPVIVKAHSAHPGTSALVGRAVVDAVAACGLPPGIFALLFDAGFEVGQTLVADHRVRAVGFTGSRRGGTALMKIASERKQPIPVYAEMSSINPVILYPNALLDRGAEIGKSFAASLTLGAGQFCTNPGLIIAIDDAGLDAFIEGAATALAEAPAQTMLTGGICEAYRKGVARLSAASAVSQVSAGKGGTPHQAAAALFETTAAAFLANPELQEEVFGAAGLIVRCENSEELRRVVESLEGQLTIGLHADAKDFVAASQMIPQLELLAGRLLVNGFGTGVEVSPAMVHGGPYPATSDGRSTSVGTLAIYRFLRPVSYQDFPADLLPEALRRS from the coding sequence ATGACACTCTCCGGCGACCTCCTTATCGGCGGCTCGAACGTGCGCGGCGCGGCCGCAACATTTTCTGCGATCAATCCCGCCAACGGCAGTCCCATGAAACCGAGCTTCGCGGGCGCCACCAGGGAGCAGGTTGAAAAAGCCACGATATTGGCTTGGCACGCCTTCCTGGTCTTCAAGGAAACCTCGCTCGAGGATAGAGCCCAGTTCCTAGAAGCTATCGCGGAAGGAATACTGGCTCTTGGCGACGAACTCGTCCTGCGAGCGATCGACGAGACGGGGTTACCCCGCGGTCGCATCGAAGGAGAGCGTGCCAGAACCGTCGGGCAGCTTAGACTCTTCGCGAAGGAAGTCCGCGACGGGAATTTCCGGGAACTTCGTTTCGACCCGGCCGACCCAGACCGCAAGCCCGCCGCGAAGCCTGACCTTCGGCTCCGAAACGTAGCTCTCGGCCCTGTTGCGGTATTCGGAGCGTCAAACTTTCCATTGGCCTTCTCCGTCGCTGGCGGCGACACTGCCTCCGCCCTTGCCGCCGGCTGCCCGGTCATCGTCAAGGCGCACTCGGCCCATCCCGGAACCTCTGCACTGGTTGGCAGGGCCGTCGTCGACGCGGTCGCCGCATGCGGGCTCCCGCCAGGGATTTTTGCGCTTTTGTTCGACGCAGGGTTCGAGGTCGGCCAGACTCTGGTGGCCGACCACCGGGTACGCGCGGTCGGCTTCACCGGCTCGCGCCGTGGCGGCACGGCGTTGATGAAGATCGCATCCGAGCGGAAGCAGCCGATACCCGTCTATGCCGAAATGAGCAGCATCAACCCCGTCATCCTCTACCCAAATGCACTGCTGGACCGGGGAGCGGAGATCGGGAAATCTTTCGCGGCTTCGCTGACCCTCGGGGCTGGCCAGTTCTGCACCAATCCGGGTCTGATCATCGCTATCGACGATGCGGGCCTCGACGCCTTCATCGAGGGCGCGGCAACAGCGTTAGCGGAAGCGCCCGCCCAGACCATGCTGACTGGCGGCATCTGCGAGGCCTATCGCAAGGGCGTGGCAAGGTTGTCGGCGGCATCGGCGGTCTCGCAGGTCTCTGCGGGCAAGGGAGGAACGCCCCATCAGGCCGCGGCAGCGCTTTTCGAAACAACGGCGGCTGCATTCCTTGCGAACCCCGAGCTTCAGGAAGAGGTCTTCGGCGCGGCTGGGCTGATCGTTCGCTGCGAAAACAGCGAGGAGTTGCGCAGGGTCGTCGAATCCTTGGAAGGTCAGTTGACTATCGGGCTGCACGCGGACGCCAAGGACTTCGTTGCCGCCTCGCAGATGATCCCGCAGTTGGAGCTTCTCGCCGGCCGGCTTCTAGTCAACGGTTTCGGAACGGGCGTGGAGGTCTCCCCGGCGATGGTCCATGGCGGCCCCTATCCGGCCACATCGGACGGAAGGTCGACGTCTGTCGGCACATTGGCGATCTATCGCTTCCTCCGTCCCGTATCTTACCAGGACTTCCCGGCAGATCTACTGCCGGAGGCGCTTAGAAGGTCATAA
- a CDS encoding NADPH-dependent FMN reductase has product MASKPKIAIIIGSTRPTRFADKPAQWILKQAQARTDIEVEVVDLRDHPLPFFDEVASNAYAPSQSAEAVRWQTTVGKYDGYIFVVAEYNRSITGVLKNALDQAYTEWGRKPFTAIAYGSAGGSRALEHLRGIGVELQMVSTHAAVHIGGSDFFTVFSMGGNKPIEDIEAGLLPSAKTALDELVWWAKATMAAKAAEV; this is encoded by the coding sequence ATGGCTTCGAAACCGAAAATCGCTATTATCATAGGCTCGACCCGACCCACTCGCTTTGCCGACAAGCCAGCACAGTGGATACTTAAGCAGGCACAGGCGCGCACCGACATCGAGGTCGAGGTGGTAGATCTTCGTGACCATCCCCTGCCGTTCTTCGACGAAGTGGCCTCCAATGCGTACGCACCCAGCCAGAGCGCCGAAGCCGTGCGGTGGCAGACGACCGTTGGCAAGTATGACGGCTACATTTTCGTCGTCGCGGAATACAATCGCTCGATCACGGGCGTCCTGAAGAACGCGCTCGACCAAGCCTACACCGAATGGGGCCGCAAGCCATTCACGGCGATCGCCTACGGAAGCGCCGGAGGATCGCGCGCACTGGAACACCTCCGCGGAATCGGCGTCGAACTACAGATGGTTTCGACGCACGCGGCCGTCCATATCGGCGGCAGCGATTTCTTCACTGTGTTTTCGATGGGCGGCAACAAGCCGATCGAGGACATCGAAGCGGGATTGCTCCCGTCGGCAAAGACCGCGCTCGACGAACTCGTCTGGTGGGCGAAGGCGACGATGGCCGCCAAGGCCGCCGAAGTGTGA
- a CDS encoding organic hydroperoxide resistance protein, whose product MDQQSKVLYTAKTHVSGGREQGIARSSDGQLDLKLGVPGTAKPGTNPEQLFAAGWSACFESAIGILVKQKHIKLAGEVTIDAEVDLNLSPTSGYSLTARFAVGIPGVDREAAQQLVDEAHQICPYSKATHGNIGVTFTLV is encoded by the coding sequence ATGGATCAGCAGTCGAAAGTCCTCTACACGGCAAAGACACACGTCAGCGGCGGTCGCGAGCAGGGCATCGCGCGCAGTTCAGATGGTCAGCTCGACCTGAAGCTTGGCGTTCCCGGTACCGCCAAACCTGGCACGAACCCCGAGCAACTCTTCGCCGCCGGATGGTCGGCATGCTTCGAGAGTGCCATTGGCATTCTTGTCAAACAGAAGCACATCAAGCTCGCCGGTGAAGTGACCATCGATGCGGAGGTGGACCTCAATCTCTCCCCGACGAGCGGCTATTCGCTGACAGCTCGCTTCGCAGTTGGTATCCCTGGCGTCGATCGCGAAGCCGCGCAGCAGCTCGTCGATGAGGCACATCAGATCTGCCCTTACTCGAAGGCGACGCACGGGAACATTGGGGTCACATTTACGCTTGTCTGA
- a CDS encoding enoyl-CoA hydratase/isomerase family protein: protein MNFRLPNLADTVGKSVKLLTAVVLLLVPALAVSTEIKAAGKVGGSRAAEAQPGHEQTLIKVEKRTPSYWRVTFDNPPFNIFGPETIPQMEKVVAAIEADPDLRVVVFDSAVPGFFLTHYNFTPPLAESTGLPSGPTGLHPLPDMLVRISKSPVVSIALIRGRATGVGSELALASDMRFASRQHAILSQWEVGAALVPGGGPMARLPRLMGRGRALEVLLGSDDINGDLAEEYGYVNRSFDDDKLDPFVDALATRISGFDRQAIADTKRLVDFASLPSDPEIAAGWDAFITSVQRPAAQKNIGRLMEMGLQKDPDIEARLGHYTETLAED from the coding sequence ATGAACTTCAGACTCCCGAATTTGGCCGACACCGTCGGCAAGTCTGTAAAGTTGCTCACCGCTGTGGTTTTACTCTTGGTGCCGGCACTCGCCGTTTCCACTGAAATAAAGGCTGCCGGAAAGGTAGGTGGCTCGCGGGCGGCAGAAGCCCAGCCTGGCCACGAGCAGACCCTGATCAAAGTGGAGAAGCGGACGCCTTCTTATTGGCGTGTCACCTTCGACAATCCGCCGTTCAACATTTTCGGACCGGAAACGATCCCCCAGATGGAAAAGGTGGTCGCAGCGATCGAAGCCGATCCCGATCTCAGAGTTGTCGTCTTCGATAGCGCTGTACCGGGCTTCTTTCTCACTCACTACAACTTTACGCCGCCACTTGCCGAATCTACCGGGCTTCCCTCGGGTCCGACCGGGCTTCACCCACTCCCCGACATGCTGGTTCGCATCAGCAAATCCCCCGTGGTCTCAATCGCGCTTATCCGCGGGCGGGCGACAGGGGTCGGTAGCGAACTCGCTCTCGCCAGCGACATGCGCTTCGCAAGTCGCCAGCATGCCATTCTGTCCCAGTGGGAAGTAGGCGCCGCGCTTGTCCCAGGCGGCGGACCAATGGCGCGTCTGCCGAGGCTCATGGGGCGCGGCCGCGCGCTCGAAGTCCTTCTCGGCTCGGACGACATCAATGGCGATCTCGCGGAGGAGTACGGTTACGTCAATCGCTCTTTCGACGACGACAAGCTTGATCCGTTCGTAGACGCTCTCGCGACGCGGATCTCCGGCTTCGACCGCCAGGCAATCGCTGACACGAAACGCTTGGTCGACTTCGCGAGCCTTCCGAGCGATCCCGAGATCGCGGCTGGCTGGGATGCCTTCATCACGTCGGTGCAACGTCCGGCCGCGCAGAAGAACATCGGGCGCCTGATGGAGATGGGCCTGCAGAAGGATCCCGACATCGAAGCCAGGCTCGGACACTACACGGAGACTCTGGCCGAGGACTAG
- a CDS encoding isochorismatase family cysteine hydrolase translates to MTELSFDRSNTGLLVVDPYNDFISEGGKIWPRIKEVAEANNCVPHMLEVLTAARKAKLRVFFAMHHRYRAGDYENWKFVAPIQRAAWHRKSFEFGTWGGEFRAEFVPVAGEVVASEHWCSSGFANTDLDLELKRHGIQRVIVIGLVAHTCIEATVRYAAELGYDVTVVKDAVADYSPEMMHAALEVNLPSYASAIVDTRETVEAIALTQAA, encoded by the coding sequence ATGACAGAACTATCCTTCGATCGGAGCAACACCGGCCTGCTGGTAGTCGACCCCTACAACGACTTCATCTCAGAGGGCGGCAAGATCTGGCCCCGGATCAAGGAGGTTGCCGAGGCCAACAACTGCGTTCCTCACATGCTCGAAGTGCTGACCGCCGCACGCAAAGCCAAGCTCCGGGTCTTCTTTGCGATGCACCACCGCTATCGTGCGGGCGACTACGAAAACTGGAAGTTCGTGGCGCCGATCCAGCGCGCGGCCTGGCACCGCAAGAGCTTCGAATTCGGGACATGGGGCGGCGAGTTCCGCGCCGAATTCGTGCCCGTGGCTGGCGAGGTTGTCGCATCGGAGCACTGGTGCTCGAGCGGCTTCGCCAACACCGATCTCGATCTCGAGCTCAAGCGGCACGGCATCCAGCGTGTGATCGTGATCGGGCTAGTGGCCCACACCTGCATAGAAGCCACCGTCCGGTACGCCGCCGAACTCGGTTACGATGTCACAGTCGTGAAGGATGCGGTCGCCGACTACTCCCCGGAAATGATGCATGCGGCGCTGGAGGTCAATCTGCCAAGCTATGCCAGCGCTATCGTAGATACCAGGGAAACCGTGGAGGCGATCGCCCTCACTCAGGCGGCGTAA
- a CDS encoding SDR family NAD(P)-dependent oxidoreductase, which produces MSVHKTVVITGASQGIGAGLVKSFLDKGWNVVGTSRRITETSLFNRARRIELIDGDVADPDTAERVTQRALEQFGSVDALVNNAGIFVTKPFLEYTVDDFRRLSATNVEGFIHFTKHAIQQMLRQRSGGSIVTITSSLTDHPIKQVTASVPMITKGGLNAITKSLALEFAADNIRVNAVSPGVVDTPLHAKNPKDFLKTLSPMGTITAVQEIVDGVVYLTESSNITGEVLHVDNGAHLGKW; this is translated from the coding sequence ATGAGCGTGCACAAGACAGTAGTGATCACTGGGGCTTCACAGGGTATTGGCGCCGGACTCGTGAAGTCCTTTCTCGATAAAGGGTGGAACGTAGTAGGCACTTCCAGACGCATCACTGAAACCAGCCTGTTCAACCGTGCGCGTAGAATTGAGTTGATCGACGGAGACGTCGCAGATCCGGATACGGCAGAACGTGTCACCCAGCGGGCCCTCGAACAGTTTGGATCGGTCGACGCGCTCGTAAACAACGCCGGAATTTTCGTCACGAAGCCTTTCCTCGAGTACACAGTGGACGACTTCCGGCGGCTGTCCGCAACGAACGTGGAAGGATTCATCCACTTTACCAAGCACGCCATCCAGCAAATGCTTCGACAGAGGTCCGGCGGCAGTATAGTGACAATTACATCCTCCCTGACGGATCACCCGATCAAGCAAGTTACTGCATCCGTCCCAATGATCACAAAGGGCGGCCTCAACGCCATCACAAAGAGCTTGGCGCTAGAGTTCGCCGCGGACAACATCAGGGTGAACGCGGTCTCGCCTGGCGTCGTCGACACTCCTCTCCATGCGAAGAACCCGAAGGATTTTCTGAAGACATTGTCACCGATGGGCACGATCACCGCCGTGCAAGAGATTGTGGACGGCGTCGTGTATCTGACCGAGTCCTCCAATATTACTGGGGAGGTGCTCCATGTTGACAACGGGGCGCATCTGGGAAAATGGTAG
- a CDS encoding NAD(P)H-dependent flavin oxidoreductase: MTRWTDRRILDLFGIELPIVQAPMAGATTVDMVVAASNAGGLGSLPSAQLSVEQLRDALHLIRTATYKPINVNFFSHVPPHDDAAVQLRWRAILAPYFFEMGLDPSTPTSGRARAPFDELFCEVVEEFKPNVVSFHFGLPEISLVNRVKATGAKVISSATTVEEALWLEVNGVDAIIAMGFEAGGHRGNFLMDDMSTQVGTMALVPQIVDTVKVPVIAAGGISDGRGMAAALMLGASAVQIGTAYLFCPEAKIPAVHAAALDSAGDDSTAITNVFTGRPARGVINRIMRELGPISKSVPPFPTAAAALGAIRAKAEASGRDDFTNLWSGQAARLAARLPAGELTRRLLDEALAVLDNRTGRS, translated from the coding sequence ATGACGCGTTGGACCGACCGCCGCATACTTGACCTTTTTGGCATCGAATTGCCGATTGTCCAGGCACCGATGGCAGGCGCGACAACAGTCGACATGGTTGTCGCAGCATCGAATGCCGGGGGTCTCGGATCTTTGCCCAGCGCCCAGCTAAGCGTCGAGCAGCTCCGAGATGCTTTGCATCTGATTAGGACCGCTACGTATAAACCGATAAACGTGAACTTCTTCTCGCACGTACCCCCCCACGATGACGCAGCCGTGCAGCTTCGCTGGCGGGCAATACTCGCCCCTTACTTCTTCGAAATGGGACTAGATCCTTCCACTCCGACGTCTGGAAGGGCGCGCGCGCCGTTCGACGAATTATTTTGCGAGGTTGTCGAGGAGTTCAAACCGAATGTGGTGAGCTTCCACTTCGGCCTCCCTGAGATTTCGCTCGTTAATCGAGTCAAGGCGACCGGCGCAAAGGTCATTTCGTCAGCAACCACTGTCGAGGAAGCGTTGTGGCTTGAGGTCAACGGCGTCGACGCAATTATCGCCATGGGATTTGAGGCCGGAGGTCACCGCGGCAATTTTCTGATGGATGACATGTCCACGCAGGTCGGCACAATGGCACTGGTTCCACAGATCGTCGATACAGTCAAAGTACCGGTCATAGCGGCAGGCGGGATTTCGGATGGGCGCGGTATGGCAGCGGCACTAATGCTGGGTGCGTCGGCCGTTCAGATCGGCACCGCTTATCTCTTTTGCCCCGAGGCTAAGATCCCCGCGGTGCATGCGGCGGCGCTCGACAGCGCGGGAGACGACAGCACAGCCATCACCAATGTGTTTACCGGGCGGCCCGCTCGCGGCGTCATAAACCGCATTATGCGTGAACTCGGCCCAATTTCCAAAAGCGTACCGCCTTTTCCCACAGCCGCGGCTGCACTCGGAGCTATCCGGGCGAAAGCTGAAGCAAGCGGTCGTGATGACTTCACCAACTTGTGGTCTGGGCAGGCGGCTCGACTGGCCGCGCGTCTACCGGCCGGAGAACTTACCAGGAGACTTCTCGACGAAGCGCTGGCGGTCTTGGACAACCGTACCGGCCGATCGTGA
- a CDS encoding RidA family protein, which produces MVALNAETRLAELAITLPSPPTPFGAYVEAVQSGTLLFLSGMLPVVDHVPLCTGLVGRDLSVAEGYDAARAACLSGLAAARSHLGSLNSIRTIVKLGVYIAAPVDFLEHPKVADGASELLLSIFGPDRLAPRIVLGVSSIPLGMPVEIELVLEIEP; this is translated from the coding sequence ATGGTAGCCCTGAACGCGGAGACACGCCTAGCGGAGCTGGCGATCACCCTTCCGTCGCCGCCGACGCCATTCGGCGCGTACGTCGAGGCCGTGCAGAGCGGAACGCTGCTATTCCTAAGTGGCATGTTACCGGTGGTCGACCATGTACCTCTTTGCACTGGACTGGTTGGTCGCGACCTCTCCGTGGCCGAAGGGTACGACGCCGCCCGTGCAGCATGCTTGAGCGGCTTGGCTGCAGCACGTTCACACTTGGGCTCGCTGAATAGCATTCGGACGATCGTAAAGCTCGGCGTCTATATCGCCGCACCAGTTGACTTCCTTGAGCACCCCAAGGTCGCAGATGGTGCGTCTGAATTGCTGCTGTCGATTTTTGGCCCTGACCGTCTCGCCCCCCGAATCGTTCTTGGCGTTTCCAGTATTCCGCTTGGAATGCCTGTCGAAATCGAACTCGTCCTCGAGATCGAACCCTAG